One window of Microcoleus vaginatus PCC 9802 genomic DNA carries:
- a CDS encoding SDR family oxidoreductase: MNAIIIGCGYVGSAVAQHWRNLGHVITATTTTQDRIGELQKVANEAIVLKRCDEETLQTILQNQHVVFLSLAPTANQQVDSDMYEETYLHTANNLVLALKHFPNIKQLIYTSSCAVYGNSNGAWVSEHSPVAPANRHGEILHETEQVLLSASSQDLKVCIFRLGAIYGPDREFKKRLSKLAGTTRPGTGNHFTNWIHLDDIVSASELALARQLQGVYNLVNDVPITARELFKQLCERYELPEVEWDGSDTTERSNNRRISNQKLKAEGYQLIHPEVEI; the protein is encoded by the coding sequence ATGAACGCTATAATTATTGGTTGTGGCTATGTTGGAAGTGCCGTTGCCCAGCATTGGCGGAACCTGGGTCACGTAATTACTGCAACGACGACAACGCAAGACCGGATTGGGGAGTTACAGAAAGTGGCCAACGAGGCGATCGTCCTGAAGCGCTGCGATGAAGAGACATTACAGACGATCCTGCAAAATCAACATGTGGTCTTCCTGAGTCTCGCTCCTACAGCGAACCAACAAGTAGATTCCGATATGTACGAGGAGACATACCTGCATACGGCTAACAACCTTGTTCTTGCCTTGAAGCATTTTCCCAACATAAAACAACTCATATATACCAGTAGTTGTGCGGTGTATGGCAATAGTAATGGAGCCTGGGTGAGTGAACATTCCCCTGTGGCACCAGCTAACAGACATGGAGAGATTTTACATGAGACAGAGCAAGTTTTGCTGTCCGCATCCAGCCAAGATTTGAAAGTATGTATATTTCGCCTTGGAGCCATTTATGGACCCGATCGCGAGTTCAAGAAACGGTTAAGTAAGCTTGCAGGCACAACTCGCCCAGGCACAGGCAATCATTTCACGAACTGGATTCATCTGGACGACATTGTATCAGCAAGTGAGTTGGCGCTCGCTCGTCAATTACAAGGAGTTTATAACCTAGTGAATGATGTTCCAATTACTGCTCGTGAATTGTTTAAACAACTGTGCGAGCGCTACGAATTACCTGAAGTGGAATGGGATGGGTCAGATACAACCGAGCGATCGAATAATCGGCGCATATCGAATCAGAAGCTCAAAGCAGAAGGATACCAGCTCATTCATCCAGAAGTGGAAATTTGA